One Branchiostoma floridae strain S238N-H82 chromosome 1, Bfl_VNyyK, whole genome shotgun sequence genomic region harbors:
- the LOC118409187 gene encoding potassium voltage-gated channel subfamily A member 1-like, with protein sequence MAAALVAMGQASQSVDIATPRTLRRQMSWPFKSRSPNWKDFDRDLTEEWRRAEFSLHKKRVIINVSGLRFETQLETLSRFPDTLLGNPDKLSKYYDPVRMEYFFDRHRPSAEAILTYYQTGGVLKRPMEAPVDVFTDELRFFEMGEDNIVSFRYEEGYVKKQPVHKPKGDLRKKIWRITEDPKSSWIAKHFSYTSVFFILLSTCVASLETLSDYIGELSMEDSRFTNPFFILEIGVTVWFVIEIALRLTGIVNKRAYGRSCLGVLDIMSILPLFFNVIAMLAIRDAQTLHTVLRCTRMIRALRILKLSRHSRGLKLMGKTLAGSLSDIAMLLGFMAILIVLFAAGIFFAEESDPDSHFHSIPEAFWWALVTMVTLGYGDMYPQTPGGKFVGSVCAVAGILTVALPVPVIVTNFDTMYNLREDEPTEEDKED encoded by the coding sequence ATGGCGGCGGCTCTAGTTGCGATGGGGCAGGCTAGCCAGTCCGTGGACATCGCCACCCCTCGGACGCTACGCCGCCAGATGTCCTGGCCGTTCAAGAGCAGATCCCCAAACTGGAAGGACTTCGACCGCGACCTTACCGAAGAGTGGCGGCGAGCCGAGTTCTCCCTTCACAAGAAGCGAGTCATCATCAACGTTAGTGGTCTACGATTCGAGACGCAGCTAGAAACTCTCAGCAGATTTCCAGACACGCTTCTGGGCAATCCGGACAAGCTCTCGAAGTACTACGACCCCGTCCGGATGGAGTACTTTTTCGACCGCCATCGACCAAGCGCCGAAGCCATACTTACATACTACCAAACGGGCGGGGTGCTGAAGAGACCCATGGAAGCCCCCGTGGATGTTTTCACCGACGAGCTTCGCTTCTTCGAGATGGGGGAAGATAACATTGTCAGCTTTCGCTACGAGGAAGGCTACGTGAAGAAGCAACCAGTCCACAAGCCAAAGGGTGACTTACGGAAAAAGATCTGGCGGATCACAGAAGACCCGAAAAGTTCCTGGATCGCTAAGCACTTCTCCTACACGTCTGTGTTCTTCATACTTCTCTCTACATGTGTGGCGTCGCTAGAAACTCTCTCGGATTACATAGGAGAGCTATCGATGGAGGATAGTCGATTCACAAACCCATTTTTCATTCTAGAAATCGGAGTAACCGTTTGGTTTGTTATTGAGATTGCTCTTCGCTTGACGGGTATTGTGAATAAGAGGGCGTACGGACGTTCATGTCTTGGTGTGTTAGACATCATGTCCATACTACCTCTCTTTTTTAACGTTATCGCTATGTTGGCCATACGAGATGCGCAAACACTACACACCGTCCTCCGATGCACGCGGATGATTCGCGCTCTTAGGATCCTGAAACTTTCCCGACACTCCAGAGGTTTGAAACTCATGGGGAAAACTTTGGCCGGAAGCCTGAGCGACATCGCCATGTTGTTAGGCTTCATGGCTATACTCATCGTCCTCTTCGCGGCGGGGATTTTCTTCGCGGAAGAGTCTGATCCTGACTCTCACTTCCACAGCATCCCCGAGGCGTTCTGGTGGGCTCTGGTGACGATGGTGACTCTAGGGTACGGGGACATGTACCCGCAGACGCCCGGCGGGAAGTTCGTCGGGTCCGTGTGCGCTGTCGCCGGCATCCTGACTGTCGCGCTGCCGGTCCCTGTCATCGTGACAAACTTTGACACCATGTACAACCTACGGGAGGACGAACCAACTGAGGAGGACAAGGAAGATTGA